The sequence CAGGTTGTCGTTATCTTCATTCAAAAAATGCTATGGTTGAAAGGAAGGTTGAAGAGGTGTGAGATTCCAATCGGAAAGACTGGATCAAATCTCGCTTTCGAGGACTTCGTTGGAAGCTCGCGTGCCGATGCTCCCGAATAAGCCATAAGGGCTGGCCGAACCAGCTGGTAGCGCGGAAGCGTCCGTCGGCATGATTGCGGGCGAATTGCTGTTACCGCAATCGACTGAATCGGTAATGAATTTAACAGCGCCGTCGCCCATCACGATATGGGCGCCGCCTTGGTGGTGGCTGCTCGGTGGGCACTGGCCCGAGTTTTCCCAGTCGGCACCGAAACACATTTCTCGGTTCGGGCCCGTTGAATAGCTCACGCTCGTGAAAAGCGGCAACGAATACGCCCAGCGGGCGCCGCGGCTGCGGGACGCGGTCGTGTCGAGCGTGACACCAGTCGTCCGCCAGAACAGCGGACGGGTGGGGTCGACGTCGTCGCTGCAAGCGTGCGAGGTACCGCGTGCTCCGGCCGCTCCGCCCCAGCCCTTGCCTAGGCTGGGGAGCGATCGTTTGTCGCGGTCTTGCAATCCATTGATCATTTCGCCCAGCATCGCCGTGTTGCTCAAGCCGTCGAGGATGTCCCGGAATTTGCTGGCGTGTCGCGGTACGAAGAAGCCGCGGCAGCTTCCCGTGGCAGCTTGGATGAATTTCCATTGCCCACCGTTGAATTCGTGATATCCAGCTTGACCGTAGCTCGGTGAATCGCCCAGCGCATTGGCTCCATAGTTCGTGGTTCCCAATCCCCAGCTCGACACGGCCGGGTCGCTGGGGCACTTGAATGCTTGCAACTGCGTTGCCCAAGGATCGTAGGCACCCTGCCAGCCCGCACAGCCCATCGCAGCCCAGCCCTGGTGAGGGTTGCTGATCTGTTGCCATAAGGCCTGCTGCTCGATGAAGGGAAGCATGCCGACCAGAAAGCTCAGGCGACGTGCATTGTGTCCCGGTGCGACGTCGCAGGTTCCCTTGTCAACGTTCTCTAGATAGGTACCGCCTGCCTGCATCGGCAATTGGTCGTACGCCGAATGGTAATTGTGAACGGCAAGACCCAGCTGTTTCAGATTATTGCTGCAGCTCATTCGCCGTGCTGCTTCGCGGGCAGCTTGAACGGCGGGCAACAGTAAACCAACCAACACGCCAATGATAGCGATGACGACGAGCAGCTCGACAAGCGTGAAACCACGCCGAGCAGAATGGAATTTCATGAAAAGAACTCTAAGAGAAAGAGGCGGTAGACGAACAGCGCAAGTGGATTCTCACGCAGCGCATGTGCAGCGGTGGGGAATTCTACACCACGTTCCAGACTCGGTCTACGGCAAATAACAGCGCGTTGCAGTGGTTTTCGGGGGCGTCCGCTCGCCAAGCAGGGCGTGTCTCCTGTCCGTCGCCCTTTCCGTGCCTCTCCCTGGAGATAGCTTGGCGGCGCCCCGCTTGGACCGATGAGTCCATCTAGCGATGACCCCCGTCTGAAAATAGACTGCTTCACCCCCGACGACTCCACATCCAACAACTTCACTCTTTGTACAGCGATCCTATTCTTATGACTGCAGCCGCATCCGAATCCATCAAGTCCCGCCCTCACGATGCCCTCCGTGATGTGCGGGTTGAGTGTGGCTATCTGGAGTCGAATCCCGCCAGCGTGCTGTATCGCAGCGGCAAGACGATCGTGCTGTGCACGGCATCGGTGGAGACCACCGTGCCGCCGTGGATGGCCGGTCGTGGCAAGGGCTGGGTAACGGCCGAGTACAACATGCTGCCAGGCAGTACGAGTCCGCGCAAGAGTCGCGATCGCGGCGGCAAAGTGGACGGCCGAACCACTGAAATTCAAAGACTGATCGGACGCAGTCTCCGTGCGGTCGTGGATCTCGAGGCGCTCGGCGAACGATCGATTACGGTGGACTGCGACGTCTTGCAAGCCGATGGCGGCACCCGCACCGCATCCATCACAGGCGGGTTCATTGCCTTGTCGCTCGCCGTCACCAGGCTGGCGGCAACGCCACTGCTCGATCCGCCGATCGTTGTCGCTGATGTCCTGCCACGTAGCGTTGCAGCCATTAGTGTGGGAGTGATCGGAAGCGACGTCGTTTTGGACCTCGACTATCAACTTGACTCTGCCGCCGATGTCGACATGAATGTTGTGATGACGGGGGACGGTCGGTTCATCGAAATCCAAGGCACTGGGGAAGAGGCCACCTTTGACGACGATCAGCTCGCCCGCATGCTGGCGTTGGCAAAAAAAGGCATCCGCGAATTGACTCAAAAACAAGTGCATGCAATCGGGGTACAATGAGCCCTTTGTGCTCATACTCAGGAGTGTTCGATGTTGCGTCTCCCTGGCTCGAGGGTCACGTGGTTGTTGGTGAGCTTGGTCGGTGTCGCTGCAGGCTGTGCCCGCAAGGAATACGACCTGCGTCTGGTCCCGGACGGCGGATCGATGCAGCGAACCTTGACGGTCACGGCCAAGCCGAGCAGCGAGGGCAGCGATCATTCATCGTTGTCGGATGCCGAGTTGGCTCACATGCGGGAGTTCTACCAGCCTGCCTTGGAGCAGATTCAGGACGGCTCGCACACATTCGTGGGCACCTTTCATGGCGAGATGCCCGCCGATGTGGGAGGCGCAGGTGAATATGTCTGCTTGGCATCGCCTCTCGGATCGGCCTCGCTCTACGTCGAACGGTTTCGCGGTGAGGACGATTTACAGCAGAGCGAGAGGGATCGTCATGCCGCGATCGACCAATCCGTCGACTTGCTGCTGAATTGGGCGCACGAGGAATTTGCTGGTCAGGCAATCCTGGCTCGCCTTGAGAGGTTGATCGACCAGGACATCCGTCGCGATTTGAAAAACGTCTCCGGCTACTGCTGGGCCTATGGGATGGTTTTCGACATGGGCGGAGAGCTGGGCGGGCAACGATTGATGGCCCGCGTGGGACAGTATCTCGTCGAGCGAAATTACTTCTCCCTTGCCGACCTGCCGAACATGGTCGCGGTGTTCCAGAGCGAGGACCAGGCGGCGATGGCCGGCTTGCTTCGCGACACCGTCATCCGCAAACTGCAAGTCGAGGGAGACGAGCCGGCGGTCGCATCGCTAGCTATTTTCGGCAATGCTAAGGAGCTGGGGGCGTCGCTGCGTGCATCGATTCGGAGAACAGAGTTTTATCAGTCGGAACTCACGAAATATAAAAGCACACATAATCTGGACGATGGTACTGAAGTCAGCGACCGCGACTTTGATCCGCTGGGTTTGCTTGTCGAGGGGGCGTTTCAAGCGATGCTACCTACTGCTTTCAGGAATGCGAGTGTCAGCGTGACGTTGCAGAGCAAGGTCGAACCGTTCGCCACCAATGGGTCGTGGGACACCGGGGCGGCGGCAGTCCAGTGGTCGTCGCCGATCGCCGACAGCGACATCCCGGCGGTGTTCTTCGCTGCCTGGAGCGAGCCCGATCACGATGCGCAGCAGCGACATTTTGGGGAAACGATTCTCACAGGAGAGCCGCTGGCTCAATTTGCGTTGTGGTATCGCGGTCTCGCCGACCCGCACCGGCAACAATACGCTGAATTCCTCCGCACGCTCACGCCCGGGAGAACCTTGGTCGAAAAAATCAACGCATTCACCTTCGTTGGCGACGATCAGCCGGTGGAGTTGCCTCGCTCGTTATTAACAGAGGCAATTGACAGGGCGCGTTAGGGTGAGAGGCAGCTGTCCCTCGGACGGGACCATCGTCCCGTCGCTAACCTAACTTTTGCACACTCGGGACACACCCTCAGTGCAATGGTCTCGAGCTACGAATCCAAGCCACCATGGGCTCACACCACGGCGGAGCCGATGCCAAATTTGAGCAGGGTCTCCTGTAGGATGCTGCGTTCGGCATCATCGAGTGCGACCATGGGCAGACGCAGTTCCCCGGTGTCGCGGCCAAGCATCTGCATCGCGGCTTTGACAGGAATCGGGTTGGTCGAGAGACCAAGCATGGTGTTGCAGAAGGCATAGAGGCGATGATGGAGTTCTGCGGCCGTGGTGTAGTCACCCGCGGTGGCGGCCTGGACCATCTCCAGCATCACGCTGGGCACGACATTGCCGGCGACAGAGATCACGCCTTCGGCACCAACACTCATCATGGGGAGAGTCAGGGAGTCGTCGCCGGAGAGCACTGTCAGATCGGTCGTACCTAAAATGGCGGAGCATTGGTCGAGCGATCCGGTAGCTTCCTTGACCATCGTGATGCCTGGCAGCTCAGCGAGTCGTTGGATCGTTTCGACCTCGATGTTTTTCGAGGTACGGCCAGGAATATTGTAGACGCAGACGGGAATATCAACCTCTTCCGCGATCGCGCGGAAGTGCTGGTACATGCCCTCTTGAGTCGGCTTGTTGTAATACGGTGCCACCTGCAGGACGGCGTCGGCTCCCTCGGCAGCGGCACGGCGGGAGAGTCGCAGGGCTTCGGCGGTATTGTTGCTGCCAGCGCCCGCCATGACCTTCACCCGCCCCGCGACGCATGCAATGGTCTCGGCAATGACCCGTTCGTGTTCTTCGTGCGAGAGCGTGGGTGATTCGCCCGTCGTGCCAGCAGGCACGATGCAATTCGTACCGGCATCGATTTGAAACTCAATTTGCTCTCGCAAACGGGACACATCGAGTTGATTGTCGCGAAATGGGGTAATAATGGCGACGGCCAATCCAGCGAATTGACTCCCTTTTCGTTGACGCATGTGCGGTGGACCTTGATGTGTGGAGAGGGTATTTGCGGCCGCCAGTGTAACCGTTGGTGGGTAAGTTTCACGAGGGCTAATGGGATTCCCAAGGAGCGAAAAATCTCTATGCAGGTTCGGACTTGACAAATCTGCCTCACACGCGATACTTCGCCCCTTGCCGCATTGACGTGCGTCATACTGCAAATAAGTTGCCCGTGTCACCCTTTCGTTGTCGATCGCCTTGGCGGTCTTACGTTCTGACTTCTATTTATGCCCACAATCAACCAGCTCGTCCGCAAGAATCGCAAGCTCAAGAAGAGCCAGAGTAAGTCGCCGGTTCTCGAGAAATGCCCTCAAAAGCAGGGCGTTTGCCTGCAAGTTCGGACGATGACTCCGAAAAAACCGAACTCGGCACTGCGAAAAATCACGCGGGTGCGGTTGAGCAACGGCAAAGAAGTCACCGTGTACATCCCTGGCGAAGGTCACAACCTGCAGGAGCACTCGATCGTGCTCGTTCGCGGCGGTCGTGTTCGCGATTTGCCGGGTGTGCGTTATCAGGTCGTTCGCGGATCGCGTGACGCCCTGGGCGTTGATGGCCGCAAGCAATCTCGCAGTCGTTATGGTGCGAAAAAATAATTTTCGCCCCGTTTGCGAGTAGTTTTTCCTGCCGCACCCAGCATTCCCCCACCCAAAAACACTTTTTTTAAACCGACGTATCTTTCATGGGACGAATCACCTCCAGTCGCTCGCAGCTCAAAGGCGACCCACGGCACCAGTCGCTGTTGGCGAGCAAGTTCATCAATTGCCTCATGCTCGACGGCAAGAAGACCACGGCTCAACGAGTTTTCTACGATGCACTCGAGGAAATCGGCAAGCGGCACGAGGGCGAAGAAACGCCCTTCGAAGTCTTTGAAGCCGCGCTGGAAAATATCAAGCCGTACATCGAAGTTCGCAGCAAGCGAGTGGGTGGTGCGAGTTACCAGGTGCCGATGCAGGTCAACAAGGCTCGTCAGCAAAGCCTCGCCATTCGCTGGGTTCTGATGGCGGTGCGTGACAAAAAAGGACGCCCGATGCACTTGAAGCTTGCTGATGAGTTTTTGGCGGGCTTTAAGAAAGAGGGTGCCGCCTACACCCGTCGCGAAAATACGCACCGGATGGCCGACGCTAACAAGGCGTTCGCTCACTTCGCATGGTAGAGACATAGCGATTGGTGGTTGACGGCTAGCCGATCGCCATTTCCTTGCTCTGGCTGACACTGTTAAGAATACCTGAAACGCTGGTGACCCGTTGGGTTAGCAGCGTTTTTGCTTAGGTGGTAGCGAGTAAGTCTCCCGCCGCACTGCGTTTGCTAGAACGTGGATTCCACGCTTTCGCGCACCTCGCTACATTTGTTGCGACCGCCTCGGACGGGCCAAAGGTCACCATCTGCGAGGATTCTCACCGCCGGCAGGCCCATTGCCCGGTGGCAAACCGCATTTTATTGTTTGGCCTGTCCTCTCTCTCGTCGCTTTCAGCTAGTAGCTTTCAGCTAGTGGCTTACCGCTCACCGCTAACCGCTGTCTTCCACTCATGGCCGCCGACATATCCAAGCTCCGCAATATTGGCATCATCGCTCATATTGACGCTGGCAAAACCACTGTCACCGAGCGGATGCTCTATCTCAGCGGCCAAAAGCACCGTGTCGGCCGCGTCGATCACGGCACCACGGACACCGATGATGATCCTGAAGAGCAGGAACGCGGGATCACAATTTTCAGTGCTTGCGTGAAGTACAAGTGGGGCGATTACAACGTCAATCTGCTCGATACGCCCGGCCACGTCGATTTCACGGCTGAGGTGGAGCGATGTCTCCGCGTGCTCGATGGCGCCGTCGTGGTGTTTTCTGCTCGAGAAGGTGTCGAAGCACAGAGCGAAACGGTTTGGCGACAGGCGGATCGGTACGAAGTGCCTCGCATTGTGTTCATCAATAAGATGGATCGAGAGGGGGCGAGCTTTGACGATGTCTTCGGCGACATCGGACCGCGCCTCGGCGGACGACCTGTGGCAGTGGAGATCCCCGTCGGCCAGGGACCGACCCACGTTGCCGATCCGTTTCGGGGGGTGATCGATCTGATCGATATGAAATTGTTGCAGTTTGATCCCGAAACCGAAGGCAAAACGGTGACGGAAGTCGAACTGCCCGATGAGCTTCGCGACGACGCAACCATTTGGCGGGAGCAGTTGATGGAAGTTGTCTACGAGCTCAGCGAAGAAGCGATGGCCTTGGCGATGGAAGAAAAGGAGGTGCCTCGTGAAGTCGTGATCGCAGCACTTCGTAAGGGATGCATCGAGCGGGCTATCCAGCCGGTGTTCTGTGGCTCGGCCCTGCACGGCATCGGCGTGCAGCCGCTCATGACCGGCGTCGGTAATTTCTTGCCCAGTCCACTTGATCGGCCGCCTGTCGAAGGGATCACACCGGGGAAGGAAGACAGTTCACAAACGCGTAAACCGGACGTTAAGGAACCATTCTGCGGCCTGGTATTCAAGATTCTGCCGGCCAAAACTGGGGATAATTATTGGATTCGCGTCTACAGCGGCAAACTCGAGCAGAACTCACGGGTGTACTGTCCTAATCGAGATAAAAAGGAAAACGTAGCGCAAATCTGGCAGATCCACGCGACTAAGAAGGAACGTGACGGCCAAAGCGACACCGTCGGCGCAGGCGACATCTGCTGTGTGATTGGGCCTCGATTCGCGATTACAGGCGACACGGTCTGCGACGCCAAGGCGCCCATCCAGCTGCCCACTATTCAGTTTGCTGAAACGGTACTGTCGATGGCGATCGAGCCGGAGAGCACGGCCGATCGGAAGAAGCTCGAAGAAACGCTCGACATGCTCCGCCGGCAAGATCCCACGTTCCGGGCTGTTGAGAACGAGGAACTCGGGCAAACCATCATCAGTGGGATGGGCGAGTTGCACCTCGAGGTGATCCAGCATCGACTGACACGAGATTTCAATCTCAACGTGAAGTTTTACAAGCCGCGGGTTAACTACCGCGAAACGATTGGTGGCACCGCCGATGTGACGGGCCAGTGCAACCGGATCGTTGGAGCCAATGCGATGTTTGCCCGCTTGAAAACCCGCGTTCTCCCCGCGGACGATCCTGCTGCACCCGTCGTTGTCTTTGACCGCTTGCCGCCCGATTGTGGATTGCCCAATGCCGTCCGAACGGCAGCGATCGAGGAGATTCGTGAGCGGGCGAACGGGGGCGGGGTCATCGCTGGGTTCCCGCTGTCGGGAGTTCGGTTCGAAGTCTACGACGCCGAGATGCACGAAGATGGCAGCGACGAAGTCGCTTTTCGAATCGCGGCGGGTGATGCGTTTGAATCCGGCATCGAGGCCGCCGGCCCGGTCTTGCTCGAACCGGTGATGCGGGTGGAGGTCACGACGCCGGACGACTATATGGGTGAAATTGTCGGTGACCTGCAGCAGCGACGCGCGATCATCGCGTCGACCGAAACACGCGGTGCGATGACGGTGATCGTCGCCCACGCGCCGCTCAAGGAAATGTTCGGGTATAGCAGTGCGGTCCGCAGCCTCAGCCAAGGACGGGCCGGCGGCAGCATGGAACCCTACGGGTATCAAGCGGCGCCAAAAGAAGACGCCGAGAGCTTTCAGTTCTAAACGCCGACAAGGGCCTGGCAGGCAACTACAATAAGGGACGTTTTCCGTCTCTGTTCCCCCCAGCATGTTTGTGCAACCCTATGACCATGAGTTTTTCCCTTTCCCAGAACAAACGCCCGACCGCCGTCTCGGCGTTGATTTTGAGCGGCAGTCTGCTCGTATGCTCCATGATCCTGCCTGCTCGTGCGACGTTCGGGCAGGATGATCAGTCCGCCGAGTCGCCGGCAGCCCCTGCCGACGAAAAGCCAGACGCCAGCGCCCCCGAGTCGAAGGACCCGGCGCCCGAAAAGCCTGATGCGGATGCTAAAAAAACTAACGCCGCGCCCGAGCAAACGGATGCGGACCCCGCCACTGAGCCCGCTGAGCCTGCCGCGCCCGCTGCTGAGCCCGCCGCCGACCCCGAATGGGTTGCCAAAGGTGTGTGGACGCTGCCGCCGACCGAAGGTGAAGTTGCCGTCGATTTCTCGCTGATCGGCGAGTACGTGGGGGATCTGAAAGCGGGGCAATCGTCCCAGGAGGATGATGCCTCCGGCGACGAATCCGACGACGAATCCGAGGGCGAATCCGAGGGCGGGCGCCGTGGCGTGCAGATTCGTAATCTCGGTGACGGCGAATTCGAGGCGCGGGTTTATGTCGGTGGATTACCCGGCCAGGATGGATATCAACCCAAGAAGCCGATGGTTCTGCTCGGCCGGCGCAACGGGCAGACACTCGTACTCTCGGGTGGACCGTGGGCCATGTTCGTAACGCCCGAGAGTTGTCGAATCATCGATGCTTCGGGAACCTCACTGGCGACCTTGGAGCGTGCCCACCGCGAGAGTCCAACTCTCGGAGCGACGCCGCCCCAAGGGGCAACGGTGCTGTTTGATGGCAGCGACACGTCCGCGTTTTCCAATGGTGAGATGACCGAGGACGGATTGCTCAAGCAGGGTGCCGACATCCGCGAGATGCTGGGCGACTTCGATTTGCATGTGGAGTTTCGGATCCCCCATATGCCCAACGCCATCGATCAGAAACGAGGCAACAGTGGCCTGTATCTGCAGAGCCGCTACGAGTGTCAGGTACTCGATTCGTTCGGTGACGCCAATGTATTCAACGGTCTCGGTGCGTTGTATCGATACAAGGCTCCGAAGATGAATATGGCGTTCCCACCGCTGACCTGGCAAACCTATGACGTGCACTTCACTGCCGCTCGCTTCGCTGCGGACGGCACCAAGGTGCGGAATGCTCGCGTCACCTCGTGGGTGAATGGCGTGATGGTACAGGACGACGAAGAACTACCAGGTCCAACAGGTGCAGGGAAAGAGGAATCTCCCACCTTGCTGCCCACGAAGATCCAAAATCATAACGATCCCGTTCGTTATCGTAACATTTGGGTGATCGACCGTGGGCTGACGAGCGGCATTGAATTCCCGCAGCTGACAAAGCCCGCAGAAAAAGAGTAGCCCGACGCGACAGCATGCCCCGCCGCCGCTGAAAAATAGTGGACAGAGGTGGGTGGAATTTGGCTTGTGGACGAGTGGCTGGCTTTCGTAATGTCGCTTGCGGACGGTCTACCCTGGGGTGGACCGTCCGCGCATCGAGTGCCTTTCGACCACCATTGTATTGCAAAGTCGCCTGTTGGCTGCTGTTGTCCACTCCATCGTTATGCCGCCGCGTCCCCTGCAAAAGAATTGCTTTGCCAGGACGCGGTTGGTTGCTGCGCTACCTGCACTGGCCAGGATGATGGGCATTTGGCTGGTGCTGGCGCTGCACGCGCTAACGAGCCATGGCCAAGATTTTGCTGCTGAGCCCCCCGATACCCCGCCTCTTGCCGCGCATAGTAACGATCAAATATTGCGGGTTCGCGGCGGCACCGTGTTTCGATGGGAGCGTGATCAAGCGTCGCTCCAACCCACATCCGGAGCCGCCACGGCGACAACCATTGGGGCCCAAACACCCGTCGCAATGGCTCAGGACTGCACCGTGCTGCGAGGCGACTGTGTGCTCGAGTATCAAGGCAAGCGATTCGAGGCGGAGTCGATTCTATTGGTCGTCGATGGCTATGGAGATGCCATTAACGTGCGGTTATTAATGGATCGGGTTGCGCTCGGTTCAGGGAAAGCGACGCGTGAGCCGATTGTGGCAACTCTTCGTTTGTCAGCACCGCCCGAAATCCGGGCCCAACAGTACCGCGGCAAAACCGATGTCCCAGCGCAGTGGTGGGTCAAGTGCGGTTTGACGCCGTCCGACCGTCAACAAGCAAGCGATTCTCCAGTCATCGCCCCTGTGCAGTACAGCGAACCGATTCCGCCGGGCGAGCCGATGCAATTGGTCCAGCCGTTGCCTATGCCGGCACCTGATCCAAACACGCAGACGGTGCCCCCGTCTGGATTGATCTGGGATGAGTCAGGAGTGGTCTCCGACCCGTCATTGCGCACACCTTTGACGCTCGAGGATCCGGTGACGAGTTACTCGTCCCCGTCGCTGACTGATTCGATCGATCTGGGGCCCGCGATGTCGCTGCCGGAGCCGCCAATCATGACTGATAGCGGTGGCACGACAGGCGGATGGGCCTATTCCATCGGTGGCGGCAGCAAGAGCATTGAGCTGCTCTCGCGCGGGACATCTCGACCAACTGATTTTCAAACGATCGCTCGCGCTGAGAACAACGAAAATATCGTGGTTGCCACAGGCGGAGTGACCGTTTTGGTGCGGGACGTCATGGCCCAAACGCCGACGGGACTGCGAGTGCCGATCGGAACGGTGTCATTGTCGGCTGATCGCATTGTCGCGTGGACGCCTCCACTCGGGGATATCCTCACCGGTGCCGCCAGTGTCTCAGACGCCGAAGGCGAGCTGTACCTTGAGGGCGACATTGTCGTTCGCCAGGGCGACCAGATTGTTTATGCCAATGCGATGTACTACAACGCGGCCCGGGAGGTAGGCGTGATCCTAGACGCCGAGGTAATCGCCACCATTCCGCAAACCCACGGTACCGCACGAGTCAAAGCCGAGGTAATGCGGCAAGTCGCTCGTGGTCACTATGTTGCCAATAATGCGGCCGTCACGAGCAGCCGGCTCGGCGTGCCTCGTTACTGGCTGCAGAGTAAAGAATTGTCGCTGACTCAGCGTCCGATTGCGACGGTAGACCCTGCCACAGGTCAGGTCATCCCAGACACTGAGCCGTATGTCTCAAGTAGCGGGAATTTCGTCTATGCCGGAGGATTTCCGGTGCTGTACTGGCCTCGTTTCTCCACGCCCCTGCGCAAACCAACATCCTATCTCAATGGCGCGAGCATCAAGAGCGACCAGATTTTTGGTCGACAGGTGATGCTCCAGTGGGACACGTTCCAACTCCTCGGTTGGGATGCTCCCGCAGGTGTCGAATCGAGCTTGTTGACGGACTACCTAAGCTATCGCGGACCGGCACTGGGGTCACACACGACCTATAGTCTGCCGAGTCTGTTTGGTGTCTCCGGGCCCGTCGTGGGTAGCTATGACAGCTACATCATCAAAGATCACGGCCTCGATAATCTTGGCAATGGTCGTGATAACTTGGTGCCCGAAACCGACGTGCGCGGGGCCGCCGTGCTGAGTCATCGGCACTACCTACCCAACAACTGGGAATTCATTGCTGAGGTGGGATACATCAGTGATCGCAATTTCCTGGAACAGTATTTTGAGAACCGTTGGGATCAACGGGCAAATCGAAACACCGGCATGCGTCTGCGGAAGTACGCGGGCTCGCAATTGTTTGATGCGAACTTCAATGTTCAAGTCAATGATTTCTTTGAAGAAACCGAACGGCTACCGGAAGTCAATCACTATGCTCTGGGTGGCTCACTATTGGGCGACCATTTAACGTGGTCGATGCATAATCAGGTTGGTTATGAACGGCTCAACCCTGCCGACCCGCCAACCGACCCTGCGACCGCGGCGGTCACGGCAACGTTGCCCGGCGAAATCGCCAGCGAAGGGATTGTAGCGCGATCGCGGCAGGAATTAGCGATGCCTATCCAGGCGGGCGTATTCAAGTTTGTACCGTTTGCGATCGGCGAAGCAGCACAGTACGGTGAAGATATCAATGGAGACAGTCTCACCCGGTTGTGGGGTGGGGGCGGTCTGCGCGTGAACCTGCCGCTCTCACGCGTCGACCAGACGATCCAGAGCAGTCTGCTCAACGTTCGCGGTCTCGCTCACAAGATTGATTTTTCGGCGGAATATTTTTATGCCGACAGCAACACCAACTATGATGAGCTGCCGTACTATGATCCGCTGGATGATCACACCCAAGAGCAGTTTCGCCGGTCGTTCATTTACACGACCTTTGGCGGTTCACTACCCACTCAGTTCGATCCACGCAGCTACGCGCTCCGGCAGGGTATTCAGCGCAACGTAACGAGTCCAAGTGATACGGTCGTGGACGATGTCAGCCAGTTACGACTGGGGATGAACCATCGCTTCCAAACCAAGCGTGGACTACCGGGACGTGAACGGATCGTAGATCTATTTCGTTTTGACATGCAAACGATCCTGATGCCTCAGGCCGACCGTGATAACTTTGGCGAGACTGTGGGCCCGACGCTGTTCGATGCCCAGTACAATTTGGGAGACCGCGTGACACTGCTAGGCGACGGGTATATCGATTTCTTTGATGAGGGATTGCGATCACTTAGCGGAGGTGTCCGCACGAGTCGGCCTGGACTCGGGGATCTGTATGTCGGTCTGTTGTCACTGGAAGGTCCAATCAGTAGCACGGTTCTGCAAGCGAAGCTGGACCATCGCTTGAACGAGAAATGGATCGTCTCGGCTGGCACCGTGTACGATTTCGGCCCCACCGGCAGTAACACGCAAACGTTTGGGCTGACTCGAATCGGCGAGTCGTTCCTGTTCCAAATCGGGGCGAATATTGATGAGGGTCGCGACAATACGAGTAT comes from Allorhodopirellula heiligendammensis and encodes:
- a CDS encoding organic solvent tolerance protein OstA; the protein is MMGIWLVLALHALTSHGQDFAAEPPDTPPLAAHSNDQILRVRGGTVFRWERDQASLQPTSGAATATTIGAQTPVAMAQDCTVLRGDCVLEYQGKRFEAESILLVVDGYGDAINVRLLMDRVALGSGKATREPIVATLRLSAPPEIRAQQYRGKTDVPAQWWVKCGLTPSDRQQASDSPVIAPVQYSEPIPPGEPMQLVQPLPMPAPDPNTQTVPPSGLIWDESGVVSDPSLRTPLTLEDPVTSYSSPSLTDSIDLGPAMSLPEPPIMTDSGGTTGGWAYSIGGGSKSIELLSRGTSRPTDFQTIARAENNENIVVATGGVTVLVRDVMAQTPTGLRVPIGTVSLSADRIVAWTPPLGDILTGAASVSDAEGELYLEGDIVVRQGDQIVYANAMYYNAAREVGVILDAEVIATIPQTHGTARVKAEVMRQVARGHYVANNAAVTSSRLGVPRYWLQSKELSLTQRPIATVDPATGQVIPDTEPYVSSSGNFVYAGGFPVLYWPRFSTPLRKPTSYLNGASIKSDQIFGRQVMLQWDTFQLLGWDAPAGVESSLLTDYLSYRGPALGSHTTYSLPSLFGVSGPVVGSYDSYIIKDHGLDNLGNGRDNLVPETDVRGAAVLSHRHYLPNNWEFIAEVGYISDRNFLEQYFENRWDQRANRNTGMRLRKYAGSQLFDANFNVQVNDFFEETERLPEVNHYALGGSLLGDHLTWSMHNQVGYERLNPADPPTDPATAAVTATLPGEIASEGIVARSRQELAMPIQAGVFKFVPFAIGEAAQYGEDINGDSLTRLWGGGGLRVNLPLSRVDQTIQSSLLNVRGLAHKIDFSAEYFYADSNTNYDELPYYDPLDDHTQEQFRRSFIYTTFGGSLPTQFDPRSYALRQGIQRNVTSPSDTVVDDVSQLRLGMNHRFQTKRGLPGRERIVDLFRFDMQTILMPQADRDNFGETVGPTLFDAQYNLGDRVTLLGDGYIDFFDEGLRSLSGGVRTSRPGLGDLYVGLLSLEGPISSTVLQAKLDHRLNEKWIVSAGTVYDFGPTGSNTQTFGLTRIGESFLFQIGANIDEGRDNTSIGFSFEPRFLPSSRLGLLGGQMIPPPGVEGLE